The following proteins are co-located in the Komagataeibacter sp. FNDCF1 genome:
- a CDS encoding DUF4142 domain-containing protein — protein MRQYAVCLLCASVSLLPLPTMARPAPAAPAAASAAAPTLPPLTESDSTFAENVSALNTFEINISSLAADRARRRKVQEFAQNSAKMNTTNQKTLTTLALRHGLELHKEMSPDEEQIAAQLKTENGAKFDRDYLDLQAQAASDALAMFQNQAESASDPELKAYASATADTLQANLNESLKLGASKPTR, from the coding sequence GCAGTCTGCCTCCTTTGTGCGTCTGTCAGCCTTCTTCCTCTCCCCACCATGGCGCGTCCGGCACCCGCGGCACCCGCCGCCGCAAGCGCCGCAGCCCCCACCCTGCCCCCGCTTACGGAATCGGATTCCACCTTTGCCGAAAATGTTTCCGCGCTGAATACTTTCGAAATCAACATATCCAGCCTGGCGGCGGACCGGGCCAGGCGCCGCAAGGTGCAGGAATTCGCGCAGAATTCGGCCAAGATGAATACAACGAACCAGAAAACCCTGACCACACTGGCGCTCAGGCACGGGTTGGAACTGCACAAGGAGATGAGTCCCGACGAGGAGCAGATCGCAGCCCAGCTCAAGACGGAAAATGGCGCCAAATTCGACCGTGACTATCTGGACCTGCAGGCACAGGCGGCAAGCGATGCGCTGGCCATGTTCCAGAACCAGGCGGAATCCGCCAGCGACCCGGAACTGAAGGCCTACGCCTCCGCCACGGCGGATACACTGCAGGCGAACCTGAATGAAAGCCTGAAACTGGGCGCAAGCAAACCGACGCGCTGA
- a CDS encoding cob(I)yrinic acid a,c-diamide adenosyltransferase, whose translation MAIRIDRIVTRGGDGGQTSLGDGVRVPKDCARIEALGALDEANATIGLLRGVLPPGRDATFIAWVQGLLFDIGGALCMPATPPRALPHAAAALEAMEGEVERLRADIPPLRSFILPGGTPAASHAHVARTVVRRAERRVATLAQAEEIGTDIPACMNRLSDYLFVLGRHLNDNGAGDLTWTPATPPPSACG comes from the coding sequence ATGGCCATTCGCATCGACCGGATCGTAACGCGCGGCGGCGACGGGGGGCAGACCTCGCTGGGGGATGGTGTGCGCGTGCCAAAGGACTGCGCGCGCATCGAAGCCCTTGGCGCGCTGGATGAGGCCAATGCCACCATCGGCCTGCTGCGCGGCGTCCTGCCACCGGGGCGCGATGCCACCTTCATCGCATGGGTTCAGGGGCTGCTGTTTGATATTGGCGGTGCCCTGTGCATGCCCGCAACACCGCCGCGCGCACTGCCCCACGCGGCGGCGGCGCTGGAAGCCATGGAGGGGGAAGTGGAACGCCTGCGCGCCGACATTCCGCCACTGCGCAGTTTCATCCTGCCCGGCGGCACGCCGGCGGCCAGTCACGCCCATGTCGCACGCACGGTCGTACGCCGCGCCGAACGCCGCGTGGCCACACTGGCGCAGGCGGAGGAAATCGGCACGGACATTCCCGCGTGCATGAATCGCCTGTCGGATTACCTGTTCGTGCTGGGCCGGCATCTCAACGACAACGGGGCCGGTGACCTGACATGGACCCCGGCCACGCCCCCGCCATCCGCCTGCGGGTGA
- a CDS encoding gluconokinase, whose translation MYDMGQKAVSMVSLSRRLGPAGRPDVLVVMGVSGCGKSTLAQLMGERMGWPVIEGDDLHTPNNIARMSNGIPLTDEDRAPWLDRIAAQIATWAEAGQCGIVTCSSLRRRYRERIAGGSPNVCFVYLRGSREDIAPRLRQRTGHFMPVAMLDSQFATLEEPDMEEEVVMALDVNAAQDVLAELACAHLDSLATG comes from the coding sequence ATGTATGACATGGGTCAGAAGGCGGTTTCGATGGTTTCCCTCTCGCGCAGGCTCGGCCCGGCGGGGCGGCCGGACGTGCTGGTCGTCATGGGGGTATCGGGCTGCGGCAAGAGCACGCTGGCCCAGCTTATGGGCGAACGCATGGGCTGGCCCGTGATCGAGGGCGATGACCTGCATACCCCCAACAACATCGCCCGCATGAGCAATGGCATCCCGCTTACCGATGAGGACCGTGCCCCATGGCTCGACCGTATCGCGGCACAGATCGCGACATGGGCGGAAGCGGGGCAGTGCGGCATCGTGACGTGTTCGTCGCTCAGGCGCAGATACCGCGAGCGTATTGCTGGTGGCAGCCCGAATGTATGCTTTGTCTACCTCAGGGGCAGCCGGGAGGACATTGCCCCGCGCCTGCGGCAGCGCACCGGCCACTTCATGCCCGTCGCCATGCTCGACAGCCAGTTCGCCACGCTGGAGGAACCGGATATGGAGGAAGAAGTGGTCATGGCTCTAGACGTCAATGCCGCGCAGGACGTACTGGCGGAACTGGCCTGCGCGCACCTGGACAGCCTGGCGACAGGCTGA
- a CDS encoding pyridoxal phosphate-dependent aminotransferase has protein sequence MDQHTCPPFFAQRMERLAVPATIAMAQRARAMRAQGEKVLSLALGEPDFATPPAVIEAAHRAALEGQTKYPPVDGTPALKAAIARKFARENALEYAPAEIMVSNGGKQVIFNAFMATVQPGDEVVIPRPYWVSYPLIVQLFGGTPVYADCHEADDFRLTAGALEAAITSRTKWLVLNFPNNPTGGTMGRTDLEAVAEVLRRHPHVHVLSDEIYEHLVYDGQHHVSLAAVAPDLRHRILTLNGVSKAYAMTGWRVGYVGGPEALIRAMTAIQGSATSGICSIAQAAAAAALDGPPDVIAHMCAVYARRREMMVSTLRAIPGVTCAMPHGAFYAYPGIAGCMGRVTEGGQTLKTDEDFAIALLNEQKVAVVHGSAFGQGPYLRLSYATSDDVLKEACARLARFVDGLR, from the coding sequence ATGGATCAGCATACATGCCCGCCGTTTTTTGCACAGCGGATGGAACGTCTGGCGGTTCCTGCCACCATCGCGATGGCGCAGCGCGCGCGTGCCATGCGGGCGCAGGGGGAAAAAGTGCTCTCCCTGGCATTGGGGGAGCCGGATTTTGCCACCCCTCCGGCCGTGATCGAGGCTGCCCACCGCGCGGCGCTGGAGGGGCAGACAAAATACCCCCCGGTCGATGGCACGCCCGCGCTCAAGGCCGCCATCGCGCGCAAGTTCGCGCGTGAGAACGCGCTGGAATACGCCCCGGCGGAAATCATGGTGTCCAATGGCGGCAAGCAGGTCATCTTCAATGCCTTCATGGCCACCGTGCAGCCGGGGGATGAAGTGGTCATTCCCCGGCCATACTGGGTCAGCTACCCGCTGATCGTACAGCTGTTTGGCGGCACGCCCGTCTATGCCGACTGTCATGAGGCCGATGACTTCCGGCTGACGGCAGGGGCGCTGGAAGCTGCCATTACGTCACGCACCAAGTGGCTTGTGCTCAATTTTCCCAACAATCCCACCGGCGGCACGATGGGGCGCACGGACCTGGAGGCCGTGGCCGAGGTGCTGCGCCGCCACCCGCACGTGCATGTACTGTCCGACGAGATATACGAGCACCTGGTGTATGATGGCCAGCACCATGTCTCGCTTGCCGCGGTGGCGCCTGATCTCCGGCACCGTATCCTGACCCTGAATGGCGTATCGAAAGCCTATGCCATGACCGGCTGGCGCGTGGGCTACGTGGGTGGCCCCGAGGCGCTGATCCGGGCCATGACCGCCATACAGGGCAGTGCGACATCGGGCATCTGCTCCATCGCGCAGGCGGCGGCGGCGGCGGCGCTGGACGGGCCGCCGGATGTCATCGCCCATATGTGCGCGGTCTATGCGCGCAGGCGGGAGATGATGGTCTCGACGCTGCGGGCCATACCGGGGGTGACCTGCGCCATGCCACACGGGGCGTTCTATGCCTATCCCGGTATTGCCGGGTGCATGGGTCGGGTGACGGAAGGAGGCCAGACCCTGAAAACGGACGAGGACTTCGCCATTGCCCTGCTGAACGAGCAGAAGGTGGCGGTGGTGCATGGCTCGGCCTTCGGGCAGGGGCCATATCTGCGCCTGTCCTATGCCACCAGTGATGATGTGCTGAAGGAAGCCTGCGCCCGTCTGGCACGCTTTGTGGACGGGCTGCGCTGA
- a CDS encoding pyridoxal phosphate-dependent aminotransferase, whose protein sequence is MDLTAARLDRISPSQTIAISTKARALKAAGKDIISLSAGEPDFDTPDTIKQAAIRAIEAGETKYTDVAGTPALRRAIAERFRTDSGLDYTWDEVIVSNGGKQIIYNAMVATINPGDEAIIPAPCWVSYPDIVALAEGTPVIVPCSVENGFKLQPAELEAAITPRTKWLLLNSPNNPTGAAYSEAEMRGLCDVLLRHPDIWILTDDIYNKLVYDGFRAPTVVEVEPRLRDRTVTMNGVSKAYAMTGWRIGYSAAPVQMTRAMNKLQSQSTSGPGSISQAAALAALTGPQDFIGTMVATYQARRDLVVAMLNETPGLHCPVPEGAFYVFPSMVACLGRTSAGGTLIDTDEAFVTALLDEEGVAAVHGSAFMFAGHFRISYATDTDSLKEACLRIQRFCAGLR, encoded by the coding sequence ATGGATCTTACCGCCGCCCGCCTGGACCGTATCAGCCCCAGCCAGACGATCGCAATCTCAACCAAGGCGCGTGCACTCAAGGCGGCAGGAAAGGACATTATCAGTCTTTCCGCCGGGGAGCCGGATTTCGATACGCCAGATACGATCAAGCAGGCCGCGATCCGCGCCATCGAGGCGGGTGAGACCAAATATACCGATGTGGCGGGCACCCCCGCGCTGCGCCGCGCCATTGCCGAACGCTTCCGCACCGATAGCGGGCTGGACTACACATGGGATGAGGTGATCGTCTCCAACGGTGGCAAGCAGATCATCTATAACGCCATGGTCGCCACCATCAATCCGGGGGATGAGGCGATCATTCCCGCGCCGTGCTGGGTGTCGTATCCCGATATCGTGGCGCTGGCCGAAGGCACGCCCGTCATCGTGCCGTGCAGCGTGGAAAACGGCTTCAAGCTCCAGCCCGCCGAACTGGAAGCCGCCATTACGCCGCGTACCAAGTGGCTGCTGCTCAACTCCCCCAACAATCCCACCGGCGCGGCCTATTCGGAAGCGGAAATGCGTGGCCTGTGCGATGTGCTGCTCCGCCACCCCGATATATGGATCCTGACGGACGACATCTATAACAAGCTGGTCTATGACGGCTTCCGCGCCCCCACGGTGGTGGAGGTCGAGCCGCGCCTGCGTGACCGGACCGTGACCATGAATGGCGTGTCCAAGGCCTATGCCATGACCGGCTGGCGCATCGGCTATTCCGCCGCCCCCGTGCAGATGACACGGGCCATGAACAAGCTGCAGAGCCAGTCCACCTCCGGCCCCGGCTCGATCAGCCAGGCGGCGGCACTTGCGGCGCTGACCGGCCCGCAGGATTTCATCGGCACCATGGTCGCCACCTATCAGGCGCGGCGCGACCTTGTGGTGGCGATGCTGAACGAGACGCCCGGCCTGCATTGCCCGGTGCCGGAGGGGGCGTTCTACGTCTTCCCCTCCATGGTCGCCTGTCTGGGCAGGACCAGTGCCGGTGGCACGCTGATCGATACCGATGAAGCATTCGTGACCGCCCTGCTGGATGAGGAAGGCGTTGCCGCCGTGCATGGCAGCGCGTTCATGTTCGCCGGTCACTTCCGCATTTCCTACGCGACCGATACCGACAGCCTGAAGGAGGCATGCCTGCGCATCCAGCGCTTCTGTGCCGGCCTGCGTTGA
- the gluQRS gene encoding tRNA glutamyl-Q(34) synthetase GluQRS, with product MKEITRFAPSPTGHLHLGHVASALHGWRAAAESGGTFVLRVEDIDTVRCRPGFIIDLYADLEWLGLSWPRPVRQQSRHMDDYRRVLDSLDARGLLYPCFCTRRDITESAAAPHHAPDGTMVYPGTCRHMDPGRRAALLAAGTPHALRLDMARALELPGARTLAWDEAGHGPQPCDPAAFGDVVLARKDVAASYHLCVTHDDAVQGVTLVTRGVDLRPATALHRLLQHIMGWPVPRYSHHALLCDGTGRRLAKRDGAVSIRAMRDAGMTPAQVWRAAMAADHISAVPSGVGSL from the coding sequence ATGAAAGAAATCACCCGTTTCGCGCCCAGCCCCACGGGGCACCTGCATCTTGGCCATGTCGCATCCGCCCTGCATGGCTGGCGGGCGGCTGCGGAGTCGGGGGGAACGTTCGTGCTGCGCGTCGAGGACATTGACACCGTGCGCTGCCGGCCCGGATTCATCATCGACCTGTATGCCGACCTGGAATGGCTTGGCCTGTCATGGCCCCGACCCGTACGCCAGCAGTCACGTCACATGGATGACTACCGCCGCGTGCTGGACAGCCTGGATGCGCGGGGACTGCTCTATCCATGCTTCTGCACCCGCCGTGACATCACGGAGTCCGCCGCTGCCCCGCACCATGCGCCGGATGGTACCATGGTCTATCCGGGCACGTGCCGCCATATGGATCCCGGACGCCGCGCGGCCCTGCTGGCGGCAGGCACGCCGCACGCGCTGCGCCTGGACATGGCGCGCGCGCTGGAACTGCCCGGCGCACGCACCCTGGCATGGGATGAAGCGGGTCACGGCCCGCAGCCCTGTGATCCCGCGGCATTCGGAGATGTGGTGCTGGCGCGCAAGGATGTGGCGGCGTCCTATCACCTGTGTGTCACCCATGATGATGCGGTACAGGGCGTAACCCTTGTGACACGGGGGGTGGACCTGCGGCCCGCGACCGCGCTGCACCGGCTGCTGCAGCACATCATGGGCTGGCCCGTGCCGCGCTACAGCCACCATGCGCTGCTATGCGATGGCACGGGCAGGCGGCTGGCCAAGCGCGATGGCGCGGTGTCCATCCGCGCCATGCGGGACGCGGGCATGACGCCGGCGCAGGTGTGGCGCGCTGCAATGGCGGCCGATCACATATCCGCTGTTCCCTCCGGCGTGGGATCGCTCTAG
- a CDS encoding HNH endonuclease has translation MPCDSQYLPTLVLNADFRPLSYFPLSLWSWQDAVRAVWLDRVSVLSEYDTVVHSPSHTLRLPSVIALKDYIPAARKPAFTRFNVFLRDNFSCQYCTTRFPTQELTFDHVIPRSKGGRTSWENVVTACSPCNLIKGSYMPHEIRMYPDRPPTRPNSRRLQENGRAFPPNYLHESWRDYLYWDTELEN, from the coding sequence GTGCCTTGTGACAGTCAATACTTGCCTACCCTGGTCCTGAATGCCGATTTCAGGCCGCTCTCCTATTTCCCGCTTTCCCTGTGGTCATGGCAGGATGCGGTCCGTGCCGTATGGCTGGACCGGGTATCGGTGCTGAGTGAATACGACACCGTTGTCCACTCCCCCAGCCACACCCTGCGCCTGCCCAGCGTGATCGCGCTGAAAGACTACATTCCCGCAGCCCGCAAGCCCGCCTTCACCCGGTTCAACGTCTTCCTGCGGGACAATTTTTCCTGCCAGTACTGCACAACCCGCTTCCCCACGCAGGAACTGACGTTCGACCACGTCATCCCGCGCAGCAAGGGCGGGCGGACAAGCTGGGAAAATGTCGTGACCGCCTGCAGCCCGTGCAACCTGATCAAGGGATCCTACATGCCGCATGAGATCCGCATGTATCCCGACCGGCCGCCCACACGCCCCAACAGCCGCAGGCTGCAGGAAAATGGCCGCGCCTTTCCGCCCAACTACCTGCATGAAAGCTGGCGCGACTATCTGTACTGGGACACCGAACTGGAAAACTGA
- the hpnR gene encoding hopanoid C-3 methylase HpnR, producing the protein MRLLAVHPSSLMYTKVFLRLEPLGLELVAGAARNKGHEVEIIDLQVEKHPDYWERIERFRPHAICFSGNYLANVPEIIDLCKETRRRLPNVFLFMGGHSISFIARDVLALSEGAVNCVLKGEGDATVGPLLEAWEQGRDLTTVPGVVTMDGEGPPPIFVESLDEVRPARDLLRHRRKYFIGTLDPAASIEFARGCPWDCTFCSAWTFYGRSYRTASAKVIGEELQEIKEPGIFIVDDVAFVHAEHGMAIAEEVKRRNIQKEYYLETRADVLLRNKEVFAVWKEIGLSYIFIGLEAVDAEGLKRFRKRVSMDRNFEALEYARSLDLIVAINLIADPSWDRERFEVIRQWCLEIPDIVNISVTTPYPGTEIWESESRKLTTRDYRLFDIQHAVMPTTLPLREFYEELVKTQQILNNKHLGWSAIKDTLGIALRLALRGQTNFLTMIWKFNSVFNPDLQMADHAQKPEYEMPLKPQGSEQKVDRKTLYVHGPAGRKSRKLDDDTEKFVDETRMSTVD; encoded by the coding sequence ATGAGATTACTGGCCGTCCATCCAAGCTCGCTCATGTACACGAAGGTCTTCCTGCGTCTTGAACCGCTGGGGCTGGAACTGGTTGCCGGTGCGGCGCGCAACAAGGGACATGAGGTGGAAATCATCGACCTGCAGGTCGAGAAGCATCCTGATTACTGGGAGCGCATCGAACGCTTCCGCCCGCATGCCATCTGTTTTTCGGGCAACTACCTGGCCAATGTTCCCGAGATCATCGACCTGTGCAAGGAAACCCGCAGGCGCCTGCCCAACGTCTTCCTGTTCATGGGCGGGCATTCCATCTCGTTCATTGCGCGCGACGTGCTGGCGCTGTCCGAAGGGGCGGTGAACTGCGTGCTCAAGGGCGAGGGCGATGCGACCGTGGGCCCGCTGCTGGAAGCGTGGGAGCAGGGCCGCGACCTGACCACCGTACCCGGCGTCGTCACCATGGATGGCGAAGGGCCGCCGCCGATCTTTGTCGAATCCCTTGACGAAGTACGTCCCGCGCGCGACCTGCTGCGCCATCGCCGCAAATACTTCATCGGCACGCTCGACCCCGCCGCCTCCATCGAGTTTGCGCGTGGCTGCCCTTGGGACTGTACGTTCTGCAGTGCATGGACCTTTTATGGCCGCTCCTACCGTACCGCCAGCGCCAAGGTGATTGGCGAGGAACTGCAGGAGATCAAGGAGCCCGGCATCTTCATTGTCGATGACGTGGCCTTCGTGCATGCCGAGCATGGCATGGCCATTGCCGAGGAAGTCAAGCGCCGCAACATCCAGAAGGAATACTACCTTGAAACCCGCGCGGACGTGCTGCTGCGCAACAAGGAAGTCTTCGCGGTCTGGAAAGAGATTGGGCTGAGCTACATCTTCATCGGGCTGGAAGCGGTGGATGCCGAGGGGCTGAAGCGCTTCCGCAAGCGCGTGTCGATGGACCGCAACTTCGAGGCACTGGAATACGCCCGCTCGCTTGACCTGATCGTGGCCATCAACCTGATTGCCGATCCATCATGGGACCGGGAACGTTTCGAGGTCATCCGCCAGTGGTGCCTGGAAATCCCGGACATCGTGAACATTTCCGTCACCACGCCCTATCCCGGCACGGAAATCTGGGAAAGCGAGTCCCGCAAGCTGACCACGCGCGATTACCGCCTGTTCGACATCCAGCATGCGGTAATGCCCACCACCCTGCCGCTGCGTGAGTTCTATGAAGAACTGGTCAAGACCCAGCAGATCCTGAACAACAAGCATCTGGGCTGGAGTGCTATCAAGGACACGCTGGGCATTGCCCTGCGCCTGGCGCTGCGGGGGCAGACCAACTTCCTGACCATGATCTGGAAGTTCAATTCCGTCTTCAATCCCGACCTGCAGATGGCCGACCATGCCCAGAAGCCGGAATACGAAATGCCGCTCAAGCCGCAGGGCAGCGAGCAGAAGGTTGACCGCAAGACGCTGTATGTCCACGGCCCCGCCGGCCGCAAGTCGCGCAAGCTGGATGACGATACCGAAAAGTTCGTGGATGAAACCCGCATGAGCACGGTCGACTGA
- a CDS encoding heavy-metal-associated domain-containing protein, with amino-acid sequence MEKLTLNISGMTCDGCVSKVVQALENVNGVAMVQVSLERGSATVTYDGRSTNPDDLFAAVDDAGFDAGY; translated from the coding sequence ATGGAAAAATTGACACTGAACATAAGCGGCATGACGTGTGACGGCTGCGTGTCCAAGGTGGTTCAGGCGCTGGAAAACGTGAACGGCGTTGCCATGGTCCAGGTCTCGCTGGAGCGCGGCAGTGCAACCGTGACCTATGATGGCCGTTCCACCAATCCCGATGATCTGTTCGCCGCCGTGGACGACGCGGGCTTCGACGCCGGGTACTGA